The following are encoded together in the Pedobacter sp. D749 genome:
- a CDS encoding alpha-galactosidase has translation MKFVNHIISTSIFVGMFLIHSSIFAQKINFGKKSYINYNGAKGTFDVCINGEQVLQNAYSEVLVNERLIRSNEFKNRKVTSTHFKNKIGSGEHYVFTTKGKEGISLVQNIYTYSGKNFFTINVSVSGANLKTNQMAPLKGELVGQSDFTSFRNLFVPFDNDAFISYEANLVAPKKENVSSEITAVYDNISRNGFVIGTLNHDEWKTGIETKLIDQKTLGLATSCGFTSYDITRDQIKHGYLSGKSITSSNIFFGYYNDWRNGMEGYAKSVKASEPPMIASWHGPTPVGWNSWGVMQEKLSYEKAVEVVDFFAENLKSFRMGNVAYIDLDSYWDNMLQGNDYSVLKKFADYCKSKGLKPGIYWAPFTDWGYKGGAKRKAPGSDFTFGEMWTHVNNGFHDFDGARALDPTHPGTQKRIQFVISNLKSCGFEMIKIDFLGHAAVESSKFYDSKITTGMQAYRIGMEYLLKCLDNKMLVYAAISPSLASARYVQVRRIACDAFKTIKDTEYTLNSVTNGWWQTYLYNYIDADHVVFGSENEAANVSRTLSAIVTGTLIVGDDFSVDGLWKARAETVFQNQDLLKIIADGKAFKPVDGDKGKGASGQFIKEQGNIRYLALFNYKNKDTSAIIDFSRLGINVNSIAMIEDIIDHQVVLPKDYQLKELRPEQATMLKITLK, from the coding sequence ATGAAGTTTGTAAACCATATCATATCGACATCCATTTTTGTCGGAATGTTTCTTATTCATTCATCAATTTTTGCTCAAAAAATCAATTTTGGGAAGAAATCTTATATCAATTATAACGGTGCTAAAGGTACTTTCGATGTTTGTATCAATGGAGAGCAGGTGCTGCAAAATGCCTACTCTGAAGTTTTAGTTAACGAACGATTAATACGCTCTAACGAATTTAAGAATCGCAAGGTTACAAGCACTCATTTCAAAAATAAAATTGGAAGCGGCGAACACTATGTTTTTACTACTAAAGGTAAGGAAGGAATCAGTTTGGTTCAGAATATTTATACCTACAGTGGCAAAAATTTTTTCACCATTAATGTATCGGTGTCGGGTGCCAATTTAAAAACAAACCAAATGGCTCCTTTAAAAGGAGAATTGGTTGGTCAAAGTGATTTTACATCTTTCAGAAATTTATTTGTCCCATTCGATAATGATGCTTTCATCAGTTATGAAGCAAACCTTGTAGCACCAAAAAAGGAAAATGTAAGTTCAGAAATAACTGCAGTTTATGACAACATAAGCCGGAATGGGTTTGTTATCGGCACATTAAATCATGATGAATGGAAAACAGGCATTGAAACGAAACTTATTGACCAAAAAACTTTGGGTTTAGCTACAAGTTGTGGCTTCACCAGTTATGACATCACCCGGGATCAAATAAAACATGGCTATCTTTCAGGCAAATCAATCACTTCATCAAACATTTTTTTTGGCTATTATAACGATTGGCGCAATGGAATGGAGGGTTACGCTAAATCTGTTAAGGCTTCCGAACCCCCGATGATTGCCAGCTGGCATGGACCCACGCCGGTGGGCTGGAATAGCTGGGGTGTAATGCAGGAAAAATTATCCTACGAAAAGGCCGTCGAAGTTGTAGATTTTTTTGCTGAAAACCTTAAAAGCTTCCGGATGGGTAATGTTGCCTATATCGACCTGGATTCGTACTGGGATAACATGCTCCAAGGAAATGATTATTCGGTACTAAAAAAGTTCGCTGATTATTGCAAAAGCAAAGGTTTAAAGCCAGGCATCTATTGGGCTCCTTTTACCGATTGGGGTTACAAGGGGGGCGCTAAAAGAAAAGCTCCAGGCAGCGATTTTACCTTTGGAGAAATGTGGACACATGTAAATAATGGTTTCCATGATTTTGATGGAGCGCGAGCACTTGATCCCACTCATCCAGGTACGCAAAAAAGAATTCAATTTGTAATCTCGAATCTAAAATCTTGTGGGTTTGAAATGATTAAAATCGATTTTCTCGGTCATGCTGCAGTAGAATCTTCAAAGTTTTATGATTCAAAAATCACTACCGGAATGCAGGCATACCGGATCGGCATGGAATATTTGTTAAAATGTCTGGATAATAAGATGCTGGTTTATGCAGCAATATCGCCAAGTTTAGCATCTGCAAGATACGTACAGGTGAGGCGCATAGCCTGCGATGCTTTTAAAACTATTAAGGATACCGAATACACTTTAAACAGTGTTACGAATGGCTGGTGGCAAACCTATCTGTATAACTATATTGATGCTGATCATGTTGTTTTCGGTAGTGAAAATGAGGCCGCAAATGTATCCCGGACTTTATCTGCAATCGTAACAGGCACACTAATAGTAGGCGATGATTTTTCAGTTGATGGACTCTGGAAAGCCAGGGCCGAAACTGTTTTCCAAAACCAGGATTTACTGAAAATAATCGCCGATGGAAAAGCCTTTAAACCCGTTGATGGAGATAAAGGAAAAGGTGCTTCGGGTCAATTCATAAAAGAACAGGGGAACATCAGGTATCTGGCACTTTTTAATTATAAAAATAAAGACACTTCGGCAATAATAGATTTTTCGAGGCTGGGTATAAATGTTAATTCTATTGCCATGATAGAGGATATAATTGACCATCAAGTCGTTTTACCAAAAGATTACCAATTAAAAGAACTTCGTCCGGAACAGGCAACCATGCTTAAAATAACCTTGAAATAA
- a CDS encoding alpha-galactosidase, which produces MKFKQIHKVKSQLLLAGLLGISQLVKAQEIIAIETAHHAMVLQAVKGKDVNTIYFGQKLHSAAEYAQVNATYKQTSEYTGQLNSAYTPSGSRNLVEPAISVTHADGNKSLNLNFVQQQVENITTNVRLTTITLSDPVYNFTVKLFYKSFYNEDVIEQWTEISHKEKSAVTLEKFASANLILKGKNFYLRQYHGDWAKEMQPEESRITHGIKTLDSKLGTRANLFQPSVFMVSLNAPATETWGEVLYGAMEWSGNFRVDLELDYQDNLRIIAGINNYASNFKLKPNERFTTPKFLYTFSNQGKGDASRKLQNWARTYQLLDGKGDRLTLLNNWEATYFDFNEQKLAGLLKDTKKLGVDMFLLDDGWFANKYPRNDDHAGLGDWQENKQKLPNGISSLVKEADINNVKFGIWIEPEMVNPKSELYEKHPDWVVKQPKRDEYYFRNQLVLDLSNPKVQDFVFSVVDDLFTKNPSLAYIKWDCNAVIYNAYSSHLKDQAAFYIEYVQGLYKVLEKIRAKYPKVPMMLCSGGGGRVDYAALKYFTEFWPSDNTDPLERIFIQWEYSYFYPAIASSNHVTDWGKQPIKFRTDVAMMGKLGFDIVVSKLPENDLKFCQLAIKNYNELKQVIWKGSQYRLANPSEGSVASMLYVSEDQSAAVSFNYLVNSRYDEGSKLPIRMQGLSSDKKYRLTEINLYPGTTSSIDSAATYSGDFLMKVGFNPNVKSDRSSVVIKIEELK; this is translated from the coding sequence ATGAAATTCAAACAGATACATAAGGTCAAAAGTCAGCTCCTGTTAGCCGGTTTATTAGGCATTTCTCAACTCGTTAAAGCCCAGGAAATTATTGCGATAGAAACTGCTCATCATGCTATGGTGCTTCAAGCTGTAAAAGGCAAAGATGTAAATACAATTTACTTCGGTCAGAAATTGCATTCGGCTGCCGAATATGCGCAGGTTAATGCTACATACAAACAAACCAGTGAATATACCGGTCAGCTTAATTCCGCGTACACGCCATCAGGTTCCCGTAACCTGGTTGAACCTGCTATTAGTGTAACCCATGCAGACGGGAATAAAAGCCTGAATTTAAATTTTGTTCAGCAACAGGTAGAAAACATCACTACCAATGTGCGTTTAACAACGATAACCCTGAGCGATCCGGTTTACAATTTTACGGTTAAGTTATTTTATAAAAGTTTTTATAATGAAGATGTCATTGAGCAATGGACAGAAATCAGCCATAAAGAAAAGAGCGCTGTTACATTAGAAAAGTTTGCTTCTGCGAATTTAATTTTAAAAGGTAAAAACTTCTATTTAAGGCAATACCATGGTGATTGGGCAAAGGAGATGCAGCCCGAAGAAAGCAGGATTACACATGGAATCAAAACATTGGATAGCAAATTAGGTACACGGGCAAATTTGTTTCAGCCCTCTGTTTTTATGGTCTCGCTTAATGCGCCAGCAACTGAAACGTGGGGTGAGGTATTGTATGGAGCAATGGAGTGGAGTGGCAATTTTCGTGTTGATTTAGAATTGGATTATCAGGATAACCTGCGCATTATTGCCGGTATAAATAATTATGCATCAAACTTTAAGCTTAAACCCAACGAACGTTTTACCACGCCGAAATTTTTGTACACGTTTTCTAATCAGGGTAAGGGTGATGCCAGTCGCAAACTACAAAACTGGGCCCGGACCTATCAACTCCTTGATGGTAAAGGCGATCGTTTGACGCTGCTGAATAACTGGGAAGCCACTTATTTTGATTTCAATGAGCAAAAACTCGCAGGGTTGTTAAAAGATACAAAGAAGCTGGGCGTAGATATGTTTTTGCTGGATGATGGTTGGTTCGCCAATAAATACCCACGTAATGACGACCATGCAGGTTTAGGTGACTGGCAGGAAAATAAACAGAAATTACCAAATGGAATTAGTTCACTTGTAAAAGAAGCGGATATAAATAATGTAAAATTTGGCATCTGGATAGAACCGGAAATGGTGAATCCAAAAAGCGAGCTATATGAAAAACATCCCGATTGGGTGGTGAAGCAGCCCAAAAGAGATGAATATTATTTCCGTAATCAACTGGTGTTGGATTTATCCAATCCAAAAGTGCAGGATTTTGTATTTAGTGTGGTTGATGATCTTTTCACTAAAAATCCATCCCTGGCCTATATTAAATGGGATTGTAATGCGGTAATTTATAACGCTTATTCTTCACATCTAAAAGATCAGGCAGCTTTTTACATCGAATACGTTCAGGGTTTATACAAGGTTTTAGAAAAAATCAGGGCAAAATATCCAAAAGTGCCGATGATGCTTTGCTCAGGTGGAGGCGGCAGGGTAGATTACGCCGCCCTTAAATATTTTACTGAGTTCTGGCCCAGCGATAATACGGATCCCCTCGAGCGTATTTTCATCCAATGGGAATACTCCTATTTTTATCCAGCCATTGCCAGTTCAAACCATGTAACCGACTGGGGTAAGCAACCCATTAAGTTCCGTACAGATGTGGCTATGATGGGAAAATTGGGTTTTGATATTGTGGTTAGTAAACTACCAGAAAATGATTTGAAGTTTTGCCAGCTCGCAATTAAAAATTATAATGAATTGAAGCAGGTGATTTGGAAGGGATCGCAATATCGCCTCGCAAATCCTTCAGAGGGTAGCGTAGCCTCTATGTTGTACGTAAGCGAGGACCAGTCTGCTGCGGTCAGTTTCAATTATCTGGTCAACAGCCGATACGACGAGGGCAGCAAATTGCCCATCAGGATGCAGGGGCTTAGCAGTGATAAAAAGTACCGTCTAACGGAAATTAATTTATATCCGGGAACAACATCGTCCATAGATTCTGCCGCCACCTACAGTGGTGATTTCCTAATGAAAGTGGGTTTTAATCCAAATGTCAAATCAGATCGCAGCAGTGTGGTAATCAAAATTGAAGAATTAAAGTAA
- a CDS encoding sialate O-acetylesterase, which yields MKNKNFILAFLLIFCFTYADAKITLPAFFSSNMLLQQNAEVIMEGKAKPRNQIILACSWNKNNKYAVWTDDAGKFKIRIKTPKYGGPYVMVISGEGTAIKFDNIMVGDVWLCSGQSNMEMPLAGWGKINNFKTEIEEANYPNIRLLQVNHATSNLPSDAVSVQNGGWNVCSPANIPEFSATAYFFAREVYKKTGIPIGLIHSSWGGTVAEAWTSAETISKISDFKTALELVQQSNDKEAYAKQLSVWKNELNLQDKGLKSGVAVWANKNLNDANWKEMDLPGFFDLTEKPNFDGIIWFRKKITIPQGWRDRDLILNLGAIDDNDITYFDGQEIGATEGYDRQRKYVVPKKYVLPGDHFITVRVFDGGGGGGIYGNPANFFLQSADQKQNLAGKWKYTIGVDLKDFKPMPQDNSGPNRLTVLYNAMIHPFISLPIKGVIWYQGEANAGRAEQYRTLFPALIQDWRTKFNNPKLPFYYVQLANYARGEGDAFSWPLLREAQLKTLKLPYTAMAVTIDIGDELDIHPKNKQDVGKRLALIALAKNYNDSGEYSGPVYESFSTKNDLIELHFKFNKGMKPKAGNLSGFSVAGEDRVFYPTVAFTKNGSVFLKSNSVLKPVAARYNWANDPKGNLTNTTELPASPFRTDSW from the coding sequence ATGAAAAACAAGAACTTTATTTTAGCATTTTTGCTCATTTTCTGCTTCACTTACGCAGATGCAAAAATTACCTTACCTGCCTTTTTTAGCTCTAATATGTTGCTACAGCAAAATGCAGAAGTGATCATGGAAGGTAAGGCCAAACCACGTAATCAAATTATATTAGCCTGCTCGTGGAATAAAAACAATAAATATGCGGTGTGGACAGATGATGCCGGAAAATTCAAGATTAGGATAAAAACGCCTAAATATGGCGGACCCTATGTGATGGTAATATCAGGAGAGGGTACGGCAATAAAATTTGATAACATAATGGTTGGTGATGTGTGGCTTTGCTCTGGTCAGTCAAACATGGAAATGCCGTTGGCAGGCTGGGGTAAAATTAATAATTTTAAAACTGAAATAGAAGAGGCAAATTACCCCAATATCAGGTTGTTACAAGTCAATCATGCCACGAGTAATTTACCATCAGATGCAGTGAGCGTTCAGAATGGGGGATGGAACGTTTGTTCTCCGGCCAATATTCCCGAGTTTTCAGCAACAGCTTACTTTTTTGCCAGAGAAGTTTACAAAAAGACAGGCATTCCGATAGGCTTGATTCATAGTTCATGGGGCGGTACTGTAGCTGAAGCGTGGACGAGTGCGGAAACAATCTCAAAAATTTCTGATTTCAAAACTGCACTTGAACTCGTTCAACAATCTAATGACAAAGAGGCGTACGCAAAACAACTGTCGGTTTGGAAAAATGAATTGAATTTACAGGATAAAGGTCTCAAGTCCGGGGTAGCAGTTTGGGCAAATAAAAATCTTAATGATGCGAACTGGAAAGAAATGGATTTGCCCGGTTTTTTTGACTTAACCGAAAAGCCTAATTTTGATGGTATAATTTGGTTTAGAAAAAAAATAACAATTCCACAAGGATGGAGAGACAGAGATTTAATCCTGAACTTAGGGGCAATTGATGATAATGATATCACCTATTTTGATGGACAAGAAATTGGAGCGACGGAAGGATATGATCGCCAGCGTAAATACGTAGTGCCTAAAAAATATGTTTTGCCCGGCGACCATTTCATTACTGTACGTGTCTTTGATGGCGGCGGGGGCGGGGGAATTTATGGAAATCCGGCAAACTTTTTTTTGCAGTCTGCGGATCAGAAACAAAATCTTGCCGGTAAGTGGAAGTATACTATTGGTGTTGATTTGAAAGACTTTAAACCTATGCCCCAGGATAACTCGGGTCCAAACAGGCTAACAGTGTTATACAATGCGATGATTCATCCTTTCATATCCCTTCCCATTAAAGGTGTCATCTGGTATCAGGGAGAGGCCAATGCTGGTAGGGCCGAGCAATATAGGACACTTTTTCCTGCATTGATTCAGGACTGGAGAACTAAATTTAATAATCCAAAACTACCATTTTATTATGTTCAGTTAGCAAATTATGCCAGGGGAGAGGGCGATGCATTCTCATGGCCCTTGTTGCGTGAAGCCCAGTTGAAAACGTTAAAGCTGCCGTATACAGCCATGGCCGTTACAATTGATATTGGAGACGAATTGGATATCCATCCTAAAAATAAACAGGACGTTGGAAAAAGATTGGCATTGATCGCTTTGGCAAAAAACTACAATGATTCAGGTGAATATTCCGGACCAGTTTACGAATCCTTTTCCACAAAAAATGACTTAATCGAGTTACATTTTAAATTCAACAAAGGAATGAAACCAAAGGCTGGTAACCTCTCAGGTTTTTCGGTTGCTGGAGAAGATCGGGTATTTTACCCGACTGTAGCATTTACGAAAAATGGTTCAGTTTTTTTGAAGAGTAATTCGGTTCTTAAACCAGTGGCAGCAAGATATAACTGGGCAAATGATCCTAAAGGAAACTTGACAAATACAACTGAACTCCCGGCAAGTCCTTTCAGAACAGATAGCTGGTAG
- a CDS encoding BlaI/MecI/CopY family transcriptional regulator: MDIKDLTRVESQLMQVLWALEKAFVKEIICELPDPKPAYSTVSTIIRILESKGVIGYEAFGKTHRYFPLVSKEEYMRHEADKFLGSYFSNSVQDMFSFFVKEKKIDMKDAEKLLKMIDQIKG, encoded by the coding sequence ATGGATATCAAAGATTTAACCAGAGTTGAAAGCCAATTAATGCAGGTGCTCTGGGCATTGGAAAAAGCATTCGTAAAGGAAATTATATGTGAACTCCCAGATCCAAAACCTGCATACAGCACTGTTTCAACCATTATCAGGATTTTAGAGAGCAAGGGCGTAATTGGTTATGAAGCTTTCGGTAAAACCCATCGCTACTTTCCCTTAGTTAGCAAAGAAGAATATATGCGTCATGAGGCAGATAAGTTTTTAGGCAGCTATTTTTCTAATTCTGTACAAGATATGTTCTCTTTTTTTGTTAAGGAAAAGAAAATCGATATGAAAGACGCCGAAAAGTTACTTAAAATGATAGATCAAATAAAAGGTTAA
- a CDS encoding M56 family metallopeptidase → MVLEYYFLWSSISLVLFYLFYILLLKRETFFAFNRVYLLVALCLSMLMPFLDLSWLIVLPKVEIVTNTLAVVGVAKLGNDIGKEFNWVTFVYWGGVVLGATRLFIKIAGVKKQITLPKDGDAFSFWKTKVIDRKLSDLAVINAHENIHVKQLHTFDILLVEILSVFFWFNPVVYACRKSLKLIHEYLADEYACNFTASKKQYAMLLFLQNLNAGPVLANRFYNTSLLESRIKMLQRKKSSRYRLWKYILCLPLITLLCAFNGSGFTGNNHRVDQAASFPGGFDAFSKYLIGTARKVSNKSGKVIVSFVVETNGEISNEKVEKSLDQASDQEALRVIKSSQKWKPALENGEKARSAYQISINF, encoded by the coding sequence ATGGTACTTGAATATTACTTTCTCTGGTCTAGCATTTCGTTGGTTTTATTTTATCTCTTTTATATCCTATTGCTTAAGAGAGAAACTTTTTTTGCTTTTAACAGGGTTTACCTGCTTGTTGCGCTTTGCTTATCAATGCTAATGCCCTTCCTGGATCTGTCCTGGTTAATCGTGTTGCCAAAGGTCGAAATTGTAACCAACACACTTGCGGTTGTTGGGGTAGCGAAATTAGGAAATGACATCGGGAAAGAATTTAACTGGGTAACCTTTGTGTATTGGGGTGGAGTTGTGCTTGGTGCAACACGATTATTCATCAAAATAGCGGGTGTAAAAAAACAGATAACGCTGCCCAAGGATGGCGATGCATTTTCTTTTTGGAAAACAAAGGTGATAGACCGAAAGCTTTCTGACCTGGCCGTGATTAATGCACATGAAAATATACACGTTAAACAGTTGCATACATTTGATATTCTGCTGGTTGAAATATTAAGTGTATTTTTTTGGTTCAATCCCGTTGTGTATGCCTGTCGTAAAAGCCTGAAGTTGATTCACGAATATTTGGCAGATGAATATGCGTGTAACTTTACAGCAAGCAAAAAGCAATATGCGATGTTGCTGTTTCTACAGAACCTGAATGCGGGGCCTGTATTGGCAAATCGTTTCTATAATACCTCCTTGCTCGAATCGAGAATAAAGATGTTGCAACGGAAAAAATCTAGCCGCTACAGGTTATGGAAGTATATTTTATGCTTGCCTTTAATTACGCTTTTGTGCGCCTTTAATGGCTCTGGTTTTACTGGTAATAATCATAGAGTGGATCAGGCAGCAAGTTTCCCTGGTGGATTTGATGCTTTCAGTAAATATTTGATAGGTACCGCAAGAAAAGTTTCCAATAAAAGTGGAAAGGTGATTGTGAGTTTTGTTGTGGAAACCAACGGGGAAATTAGCAATGAAAAAGTTGAAAAAAGTTTAGATCAGGCAAGTGATCAAGAAGCGTTAAGGGTTATTAAATCTAGCCAAAAATGGAAACCTGCATTGGAAAATGGAGAAAAAGCACGTTCAGCTTATCAAATTTCGATAAATTTTTAA
- a CDS encoding outer membrane beta-barrel family protein gives MLFILLKSTRSNYVLVFILFFSTMAVNAQQKLGRVTGKVVDEKLAELPFVQILLKRSADSSTVKAIIADDKGNFSFEIPDGKYLIELRMMGYTAGYSKVFDIAHAQSESLGTIQLKPAAKQLAAINISAPLPFVERRADKLIVNLNGLGSGAPIMEVMNQLPGVSITPDDRITLNGKSVQIYIDGKATTLSSEALAGMLKGISSSAIQKVELIAQPSAKYDAAGNGAIINIIHKRNYKAGLNGNVYLGGGKGTFGKANGGLNLNYKGKVYNLLLNLDYNYNKYFYDSYIASTFFDSNGIALSQSTTDIKSTRTNANYTPNLGMDFYLSKRTTLSASVKPGFQTFGRNNTANIDNGIAQSQFINLVNIRATNFSSGLRLQHQIDSLGRDLTIDLDYYRYGNYNDQDNRTINLNSFSDFPSLVAQDRLFNVYAFKMDYTHPLGKGHQLEMGMKTSYVNAINSNFYQDSNAQQTNLFDYKESISALYLTYARTGEKFSYQLGIRGEYTNGQGEQEFGKERFTRSYFQPFPSVHLDYKFTKNHSLSLEMNKRVERPGYESLNPLVRIISSNNLQQGNPALKPLVAYNADLWYGYKNAFFFGLTYSHSIDDFTSISVPLADGIISTLPGNADYGDYFTLQAMYGKQVLPWWYTSSNAILSKRSFKGEFNRVLLESDGIASLSATSYNSFSLSKNFSVMFLFNYRGKSVDRTITNRAFTYVTAGIRQQLLNKRASIQLNAMDIFKSYRNEYNQNSGTLQQLWRNQFETRMVKLNFSYSFGGMVKNTKKSNGTEEERKRSALSEN, from the coding sequence ATGCTTTTTATTTTACTTAAATCCACCCGCTCTAATTATGTTTTAGTTTTCATTTTATTTTTCAGCACCATGGCTGTTAATGCGCAACAAAAGTTGGGTAGGGTTACTGGTAAAGTGGTGGATGAAAAGCTTGCTGAACTCCCATTTGTACAAATCCTTTTAAAAAGGAGCGCAGACTCTAGCACTGTTAAAGCTATAATTGCTGATGACAAGGGAAATTTCAGTTTCGAAATTCCTGATGGCAAATATTTGATCGAGCTGAGAATGATGGGATACACCGCAGGTTATTCGAAAGTTTTCGATATTGCTCATGCACAGTCTGAATCGCTTGGCACCATCCAGCTTAAACCAGCTGCGAAACAACTGGCTGCCATAAACATATCAGCACCGCTTCCATTTGTCGAACGGAGGGCTGATAAGTTAATAGTGAATCTCAATGGGCTGGGCTCAGGGGCGCCGATAATGGAGGTAATGAACCAATTACCCGGCGTGAGCATTACGCCAGATGACCGGATCACTCTGAACGGTAAATCGGTTCAGATCTACATTGATGGTAAGGCCACTACACTTTCATCAGAGGCATTGGCTGGTATGTTGAAAGGGATTTCTTCGTCTGCTATCCAAAAGGTTGAACTCATTGCCCAGCCATCTGCAAAATATGACGCTGCCGGGAACGGTGCGATTATCAACATTATTCATAAACGTAATTATAAAGCCGGGCTGAATGGAAATGTTTATTTAGGAGGAGGGAAAGGTACATTTGGAAAAGCGAATGGGGGCCTTAACCTTAACTATAAAGGGAAAGTATATAACCTGCTGCTTAATTTGGATTATAATTACAACAAATATTTCTACGATAGTTACATTGCTTCCACTTTTTTCGATTCCAATGGAATAGCCTTAAGTCAATCAACTACTGATATCAAAAGCACCAGAACCAATGCGAATTACACGCCAAATTTAGGAATGGATTTTTATCTTTCGAAGCGCACTACACTGTCTGCTTCGGTTAAACCTGGATTTCAGACCTTTGGTCGCAATAACACTGCTAACATCGATAATGGTATTGCACAATCGCAGTTTATTAATCTGGTTAATATTCGTGCAACCAATTTCTCATCCGGACTTCGTCTACAGCATCAAATAGATAGCTTGGGAAGAGATTTGACGATTGATTTAGATTATTACCGTTATGGAAATTATAATGATCAGGATAACCGAACCATCAATTTAAATTCCTTCTCAGATTTTCCCAGTTTAGTAGCTCAAGATCGTTTGTTCAATGTTTATGCTTTCAAAATGGATTATACACATCCTTTGGGTAAAGGCCATCAACTGGAAATGGGTATGAAAACGAGTTATGTTAATGCTATAAATTCTAACTTTTATCAGGATTCCAATGCTCAGCAAACCAATTTATTTGATTACAAAGAAAGTATTTCAGCACTTTATTTAACTTATGCTCGCACTGGTGAGAAATTTTCCTATCAGTTAGGTATAAGGGGCGAATACACTAATGGACAAGGTGAACAGGAGTTTGGAAAAGAACGATTTACCAGGAGCTATTTCCAGCCATTTCCGTCTGTACATCTTGACTATAAGTTTACCAAAAATCATAGCCTTAGCTTAGAGATGAACAAAAGGGTAGAACGCCCTGGCTACGAAAGCCTAAATCCGCTGGTACGAATTATTAGTAGCAACAACCTGCAGCAGGGAAACCCTGCACTGAAACCTTTGGTTGCCTATAATGCCGATTTGTGGTATGGTTATAAAAATGCATTTTTCTTTGGATTAACTTATAGTCACAGCATAGATGATTTTACCAGTATCTCCGTTCCTTTGGCAGATGGCATAATATCAACACTCCCTGGAAATGCAGATTATGGGGATTACTTTACCCTTCAGGCAATGTATGGCAAACAGGTATTGCCATGGTGGTATACCAGTTCGAATGCCATTTTATCCAAACGTTCATTTAAAGGCGAATTTAACCGGGTTTTGCTAGAGAGCGACGGAATAGCCAGTCTTTCTGCAACTTCCTATAACAGTTTCTCGCTGAGCAAGAATTTCTCTGTGATGTTTCTTTTCAATTATCGTGGCAAAAGTGTAGATCGAACAATCACTAACCGGGCTTTTACTTATGTTACGGCAGGTATTCGCCAGCAGCTGTTAAATAAAAGAGCATCTATTCAGCTAAATGCAATGGACATTTTTAAATCATACCGTAATGAGTATAACCAGAATAGTGGTACCCTGCAGCAGTTGTGGCGAAACCAGTTTGAAACCAGGATGGTGAAGCTGAATTTTAGTTACAGCTTTGGAGGTATGGTGAAAAATACCAAGAAGAGCAATGGTACAGAAGAGGAACGAAAACGAAGTGCTTTGAGTGAGAACTAA